The proteins below come from a single Sorghum bicolor cultivar BTx623 chromosome 4, Sorghum_bicolor_NCBIv3, whole genome shotgun sequence genomic window:
- the LOC8055439 gene encoding armadillo repeat-containing protein LFR, whose translation MQKQSGKSGGTGGGTPAKRGRPFGSTTGGGAAAAAAAAAVVDPGASAALVGPSLQVLSALSDQNNKRIVLALQSGLKSEILWALNALTVLSFKEKDDQRRDTTPLAKVPGLLDALLQVIDEWRDISMPKDHLKPPRVRTLGANTTLSGFGQENMEKVYSDTATTSNNDQSKTEDSSVTKKRAASFWFDEDGLFNNDDEGRAERQQCAIAASNIIRNFSFMPENEIIMVQHRHCLESIFHCLEDQNREDDELITNMVETLVNLAPVLDLRIFSSSKPSFIKMTEKGAVHAIMGMLSSSVKPWHCAAAELIGRLIINPDNEPFLLPVIPQIYKRLVDLLSVPAYDAQAAAVSALYNVAEVNMDCRLKLASERWAVDRLLKIVKTPHPVPEVCRKTSMILESLVSEPQNRMHLLVHENTFAEILTSEGKYSDTFARILYELTARPSNKVTSGQAIWGNIN comes from the exons ATGCAGAAGCAGTCAGGCAAGTCTGGTGGGACCGGTGGAGGCACGCCGGCGAAGCGCGGCCGCCCGTTCGGGAGCACCACCGGCGGCGGAGCCGCGGCCGCTGCCGCGGCGGCTGCGGTCGTCGACCCGGGTGCGTCCGCCGCGCTGGTTGGGCCGTCCCTCCAAGTCCTATCAGCCCTGTCAG ATCAGAACAACAAAAGAATTGTCCTTGCATTGCAAAGTGGGTTGAAGTCAGAGATACTGTGGGCACTGAATGCCCTTACAGTACTCTCATTTAAGGAGAAAGACGACCAACGACGTGATACAACACCTCTTGCTAAAGTTCCTGGGCTCCTAGATGCTCTtcttcaagtt ATTGATGAATGGAGAGATATTTCAATGCCTAAGGACCATCTGAAACCACCCAGAGTAAGAACTTTGGGTGCCAACACAACACTCTCGGGCTTTGGCCAGGAGAACATGGAAAAAGTCTACTCTGACACTGCCAC TACCTCTAATAATGATCAATCAAAGACGGAAGACTCCAGTGTCACGAAGAAGCGCGCTGCAAGCTTTTGGTTTGATGAGGATGGCTTGTTTAACAATGATGATGAAGGGAGGGCAGAAAGGCAGCAGTGCGCTATTGCAGCCTCCAATATAATCCGCAATTTCTCTTTTATGCCAGAAAATGAGATTATCATGGTTCAACATAGGCATTGCTTGGAGTCAATATTTCATTGCTTAGAGGACCAGAATAGAG AAGATGACGAGCTCATAACAAACATGGTGGAGACCCTTGTCAATTTAGCACCTGTGTTGGACCTGAGGATCTTCAGCTCATCAAAGCCATCGTTCATTAAAATGAC TGAGAAAGGTGCAGTTCATGCCATAATGGGTATGCTTTCTTCTTCCGTGAAGCCATGGCACTGTGCCGCTGCTGAATTGATTGGCCGTCTGATAATAAATCCAGACAATGAGCCATTTCTTCTTCCTGTCATTCCACAG ATATACAAACGACTAGTTGACCTATTGAGTGTACCAGCATATGATGCACAGGCTGCTGCTGTTAGTGCACTCTACAATGTAGCCGAAGTGAATATGGATTGCAGGCTCAAGCTTGCCAGTGAGCGATG GGCTGTCGATAGACTCCTAAAGATCGTGAAGACGCCGCATCCGGTGCCTGAGGTCTGCAGGAAGACGTCGATGATACTGGAGAGCCTTGTCTCTGAGCCTCAAAACAGGATGCATCTCCTTGTGCATGAGAACACTTTTGCTGAGATCCTGACATCAGAAGGGAAATACTCGGACACATTTGCTCGGATCCTATATGAATTGACAGCAAGGCCAAGCAACAAAGTGACCTCGGGGCAGGCCATCTGGGGAAACATAAACTGA